TGTAATAGCTAACCCTAGTATCGATACAACCTTCAGCGCGTCGTCTGAAAGGCTGCCCACCCCCGATGCGCTTCGTCAGCGTATCCCGCTGAATGACTCGCTACGTGAGCAGATTTCTCGCCAGCGTCACGCCGTTCAGCAAATTTTAAGCGGTCAGGATGATCGCCTGCTGGTCGTTGTCGGCCCCTGCTCGGTGCATGACCCTAAGGCGACGTTAGAGTATGCCGATCGCTTATCCGTGCTCAGCGAGCAGGTGAGCGAACGTATTTTGCCGGTGATGCGCGTCTATATTGAAAAGCCGCGCACCACTGTGGGTTGGAAGGGGCTAGCCTACGATCCTGATTTGGATGGCAGCGGTAATATGGGGCGTGGCTTAGCGCTCTCCCGTGAGCTGATGCATGCGGTTGCCGCACGCGGGCTGCCGGTGGCTACCGAGCTTTTGCAGCCAATGCTGGCACCCTATTTGGACGATTTACTGAGCTGGGTAGCGATTGGCGCACGCACCACGGAGTCACAGCTGCACCGTGAGCTCGCCAGTGATTTAGCCGCCGCGGTGGGGTTTAAAAATGCCACCAGCGGCGATGTACAGGTGGCGATTGATGCCATGGAGGCGGCGGCTCATCCACACCAGCGCTTCGCGGTTGATTCTCAGGGGCACCCTATTGTCCAGCAAGCGGCGGGAAATCCGCATACTCACGTCGTATTACGCGGCGGCCACGGTGAGCCCAATTACCAGGCGCATCACGTGCGTGCGGCCATTGCCGCGCTGCGTAACGCTGGGCAAAATCCACGGCTGATGGTGGATTGCAGCCACGCTAACGCGCGTAAAGACCATCGTCGCCAGAGCGAAGTCATGCTGGATGTGCTGGCTCAGCGCCAAGCGGGTGAGGCAAATCTCGTCGCGCTTATGTTAGAAAGCCACCTGTTCGAAGGCAAGCAGCCGTTAAAGCCCGGCGCAATGCGCTATGGCGTGTCGGTCACCGATGCTTGCATGGGCTGGGAAA
This DNA window, taken from Vreelandella profundi, encodes the following:
- a CDS encoding 3-deoxy-7-phosphoheptulonate synthase, which translates into the protein MNAPISSAVNCPVIANPSIDTTFSASSERLPTPDALRQRIPLNDSLREQISRQRHAVQQILSGQDDRLLVVVGPCSVHDPKATLEYADRLSVLSEQVSERILPVMRVYIEKPRTTVGWKGLAYDPDLDGSGNMGRGLALSRELMHAVAARGLPVATELLQPMLAPYLDDLLSWVAIGARTTESQLHRELASDLAAAVGFKNATSGDVQVAIDAMEAAAHPHQRFAVDSQGHPIVQQAAGNPHTHVVLRGGHGEPNYQAHHVRAAIAALRNAGQNPRLMVDCSHANARKDHRRQSEVMLDVLAQRQAGEANLVALMLESHLFEGKQPLKPGAMRYGVSVTDACMGWETTEHLLKTAAERLA